Proteins encoded in a region of the Mercenaria mercenaria strain notata chromosome 1, MADL_Memer_1, whole genome shotgun sequence genome:
- the LOC123536732 gene encoding fibropellin-1-like isoform X5, with translation MEFSNLSADPKIVDRIETFRETPLENEEVPSSLAQHSNESETTGIVKTERVGELKENQQSLNRRLCIIILLVIVIVLVLASVTTVVIVYTPCKEKAAAVVDINGDCDLDLSIEKGRVINMKGTKHGDTAEIECEDGYKLVGTKVVTCLSSNDWYEIPRCIRKQCDTLIKQPHADIKHNNNSTEVGTSLSITCTEGYHILGNATVVCQSNETWSTVPKCEAYDCGIPTTPSNGRIENLNKTKISDTFNVICNEGYSHTGSGIVKCEHDGQWSEAPRCMPISCGLPHIPINASIVHIDGTTYNSSVSFTCADGFYLNGSQSAYCDSRGTWSNIPTCKIIIDIDECSSSPCINGICVDSIDGYTCTCDLGYEGMLCNVDTDDCLSGPCVYGKCVDSINNFNCSCYSGFEGALCEINIDECQSKPCLNGTCVDGIANYTCVCSPGFNGSNCENDIDECKSNPCQHGRCIDGFGEYSCICENGYTSPNCDIEIDECLSGPCKQGTCIDLVGGYICSCNSGFNGVNCDLDIDECKSNPCLHGKCIDGISTFICDCNHGYNGSYCENDIDECNSSPCVHGTCTDGVAQYTCACENGYTNINCDQDIDECSSNPCKHGACIDLLAGYNCSCYPGFEGIHCEIDIDECNSSPCVHGTCTDGVAQYTCACENGYTNINCDQDIDECSSNPCKHGACIDLLAGYNCSCYPGFEGIHCEIDIDECNSSPCVHGTCTDGVAQYTCACENGYTNINCDQDIDECSSNPCKHGACIDLLAGYNCSCYPGFEGIHCEIDIDECNSSPCVHGTCTDGVAQYTCACENGYTNINCDQDIDECSSNPCKHGACIDLLAGYNCSCYPGFEGIHCEIGIDECNSSPCVHGTCTDGVAQYTCACENGYTNINCDQEVDDCNSSPCVHGTCIDGVAQYTCACENGYTNINCNQDIDECSSSPCKHGECIDLQAGYNCSCYPGFEGIHCEKDMYECSSNPCKYGACADLVNSYNCSCYPGFSGLHCEINVDECSSNPCQHGSCADGIDMFTCYCDNGFTGVLCDIDMIDECTSNPCKNGTCVDDVNGYNCSCHPGFTGTFCDIEIDECTSNPCMNGTCVDDVNGYSCSCNQGIIGTHCDTEIDECMSNPCMNGTCVDEFNGYRCSCKSGFTGTNCDIDLNECNSNPCIHGSCTDLINGYRCICASGFIGVNCDIVSVACNFTTDTCSWQQSLSDTFDWTRRSGSTPSSSTGPTSDYSGYGYYMYIEATGKTKGDYADLISPTLEAQRNYCIQLYTNMYGSNMGSISLLVQDTNRTPDELVTFSQSDTRRIWREQNVNINARQNAFKIIIRGVRGTGYTSDAAIDNIDIKHGTC, from the exons ATGGAATTTTCTAATTTATCAGCGGATCCAAAAATTGTTGATAGAATAGAAACGTTTAGGGAAACTCCACTGGAAAACGAAGAAGTGCCTTCTAGTTTGGCACAACATAGTAACGAAAGTGAGACAACCGGAATAGTGAAAACAGAAAGAGTCGGTGAATTAAAGGAAAACCAACAGTCATTGAACAGAAGGCTATGCATCATCATTTTATTGGTGATTGTTATTGTTTTGGTTTTAGCGTCCGTAACTACGGTTGTCATTGTGTATACCCCATGCAAAGAAAAAG CGGCAGCTGTAGTAGACATTAATGGAGACTGTGACTTGGACCTGAGTATAGAAAAAGGACGTGTTATCAACATGAAAGGAACTAAACATGGAGACACTGCCGAGATTGAGTGTGAAGATGGATATAAGTTAGTTGGAACTAAGGTTGTAACTTGTTTGTCTTCCAACGACTGGTATGAAATTCCGAGATGTATCCGGAAACAGTGTGATACTCTCATTAAACAACCGCATGCAGATATCAAACACAACAATAATTCCACCGAGGTTGGCACCAGTCTATCAATTACTTGCACTGAAGGTTATCATATACTTGGAAATGCTACCGTAGTCTGTCAGAGCAATGAAACCTGGTCAACTGTTCCAAAATGTGAAGCATACGACTGTGGAATACCAACAACGCCATCAAATGGTAGGATAGAAAaccttaataaaacaaaaatcagcgACACCTTTAATGTGATATGCAATGAGGGATACTCACATACTGGTAGTGGCATCGTAAAATGCGAACATGATGGTCAATGGAGTGAAGCTCCTCGATGTATGCCAATTTCCTGTGGGCTGCCGCACATACCCATCAACGCAAGTATAGTCCATATAGACGGAACTACATATAACTCGTCCGTTTCATTTACCTGCGCAGATGGATTTTACTTGAATGGCAGTCAATCTGCGTATTGTGACTCACGTGGAACTTGGAGCAACATCCCGACATGCAAAATAATCATAG ATATTGATGAATGTAGTTCAAGTCCATGTATAAATGGCATATGTGTTGATAGCATTGATGGATACACTTGCACTTGCGACCTTGGGTACGAAGGAATGTTATGCAACGTCG ATACAGATGACTGTCTTTCTGGACCATGTGTATACGGAAAGTGTGTTGACAGTATCAACAACTTCAACTGTTCCTGTTACTCAGGGTTCGAGGGCGCTTTATGCGAAATAA ACATTGATGAGTGTCAGTCTAAGCCTTGCCTAAACGGAACATGTGTAGATGGAATAGCAAACTATACGTGTGTCTGCTCCCCGGGTTTCAATGGTTCAAACTGCGAAAACG ATATTGATGAATGTAAGTCAAATCCTTGTCAACATGGAAGGTGTATTGACGGCTTTGGCGAATACAGCTGCATCTGTGAGAATGGGTATACAAGTCCAAATTGTGACATCG AAATTGACGAATGTCTCTCTGGTCCTTGTAAACAGGGCACGTGTATTGATCTTGTTGGTGGCTATATCTGTTCATGCAATAGTGGTTTCAACGGTGTTAACTGCGACCTTG ATATAGACGAATGTAAATCAAACCCATGCCTACACGGCAAATGTATTGATggtatttcaacatttatatgcGACTGTAACCACGGATACAACGGTTCATATTGTGAAAACG atatcGATGAATGTAATTCAAGTCCTTGTGTACATGGGACATGTACTGACGGTGTCGCACAATATACTTGCGCTTGTGAAAATGGCTATACAAACATTAACTGCGACCAGG ACATTGACGAGTGTAGCTCAAACCCGTGCAAACATGGCGCATGCATAGATCTACTAGCAGGATATAACTGTTCTTGTTATCCAGGTTTCGAAGGAATACACTGTGAAATTG atatcGATGAATGTAATTCAAGTCCTTGTGTACATGGGACATGTACTGACGGTGTCGCACAATATACTTGCGCTTGTGAAAATGGCTATACAAACATTAACTGCGACCAGG ACATTGACGAGTGTAGCTCAAACCCGTGCAAACATGGCGCATGCATAGATCTACTAGCAGGATATAACTGTTCTTGTTATCCAGGTTTCGAAGGAATACACTGTGAAATTG atatcGATGAATGTAATTCAAGTCCTTGTGTACATGGGACATGTACTGACGGTGTCGCACAATATACTTGCGCTTGTGAAAATGGCTATACAAACATTAACTGCGACCAGG ACATTGACGAGTGTAGCTCAAACCCGTGCAAACATGGCGCATGCATAGATCTACTAGCAGGATATAACTGTTCTTGTTATCCAGGTTTCGAAGGAATACACTGTGAAATTG atatcGATGAATGTAATTCAAGTCCTTGTGTACATGGGACATGTACTGACGGTGTTGCACAATATACTTGCGCTTGTGAAAATGGCTATACAAACATTAACTGCGACCAGG ACATTGACGAGTGTAGCTCAAACCCGTGCAAACATGGCGCATGCATAGATCTACTAGCAGGATATAACTGTTCTTGTTATCCAGGTTTCGAAGGAATACACTGTGAAATTG GTATCGATGAATGTAATTCAAGTCCTTGTGTACATGGGACATGTACTGACGGTGTTGCACAATATACTTGCGCTTGTGAAAATGGCTATACAAACATTAACTGCGACCAGG AAGTCGATGACTGTAATTCAAGCCCATGTGTACATGGAACATGTATTGACGGTGTCGCGCAATACACTTGCGCTTGTGAAAATGGCTATACAAACATTAACTGCAACCAGG ACATTGACGAGTGTAGCTCAAGTCCGTGCAAACATGGTGAATGCATAGATCTACAAGCAGGATATAACTGTTCTTGTTATCCAGGTTTCGAAGGAATACACTGTGAAAAAG ATATGTACGAATGTAGCTCGAATCCATGCAAATATGGCGCATGTGCAGATCTTGTCAACAGCTACAACTGTTCTTGTTATCCCGGTTTCAGCGGTTTGCATTGTGAAATTA ATGTTGACGAGTGCAGTTCTAACCCTTGTCAACATGGCTCATGTGCTGACGGTATTGATATGTTTACATGCTATTGTGACAACGGATTTACAGGCGTTTTGTGTGATATTG ATATGATAGACGAATGCACGTCAAATCCTTGCAAGAATGGCACATGTGTTGATGACGTCAATGGTTACAATTGTTCATGCCATCCAGGCTTCACCGGGACATTTTGCGATATTG AGATAGACGAATGCACGTCAAATCCTTGTATGAATGGCACATGTGTTGATGACGTGAATGGTTACAGCTGTTCATGCAACCAAGGGATCATCGGAACACATTGTGACACag AGATAGACGAATGCATGtcaaatccatgcatgaatggtACATGTGTCGATGAATTCAATGGCTACAGATGTTCTTGCAAATCAGGTTTCACCGGGACAAACTGTGATATAG ATCTAAATGAATGTAACTCAAATCCATGCATTCACGGAAGCTGCACCGATTTGATTAATGGATACAGATGTATCTGCGCAAGTGGTTTTATAGGTGTCAACTGCGACATAG tTTCGGTTGCTTGTAATTTCACAACGGACACGTGCAGTTGGCAGCAATCTCTAAGCGACACGTTTGACTGGACAAGACGATCAGGAAGCACACCTTCTTCGTCTACTGGACCAACTAGTGATTATTCgg GTTATGGCTATTACATGTACATCGAAGCTACAGGTAAAACTAAAGGTGACTATGCTGATCTCATATCACCTACACTCGAAGCTCAAAGAAATTATTGTATTCAGCTGTATACGAATATGTACGGTTCTAATATGGGTTCAATATCTCTACTTGTTCag GACACTAATCGCACACCAGATGAATTGGTAACGTTCAGTCAGTCTGATACAAGACGAATATGGAGAGAGCAGAATGTCAATATTAATGCTCGTCAAAACGCTTTCAAAATTATCATTAGAGGTGTTAGGGGTACAGGTTACACGAGTGATGCTGCCATAGAtaacatagatattaaacatGGCACTTGTTAA
- the LOC123536732 gene encoding fibropellin-1-like isoform X7, whose product MEFSNLSADPKIVDRIETFRETPLENEEVPSSLAQHSNESETTGIVKTERVGELKENQQSLNRRLCIIILLVIVIVLVLASVTTVVIVYTPCKEKAAAVVDINGDCDLDLSIEKGRVINMKGTKHGDTAEIECEDGYKLVGTKVVTCLSSNDWYEIPRCIRKQCDTLIKQPHADIKHNNNSTEVGTSLSITCTEGYHILGNATVVCQSNETWSTVPKCEAYDCGIPTTPSNGRIENLNKTKISDTFNVICNEGYSHTGSGIVKCEHDGQWSEAPRCMPISCGLPHIPINASIVHIDGTTYNSSVSFTCADGFYLNGSQSAYCDSRGTWSNIPTCKIIIDIDECSSSPCINGICVDSIDGYTCTCDLGYEGMLCNVDTDDCLSGPCVYGKCVDSINNFNCSCYSGFEGALCEINIDECQSKPCLNGTCVDGIANYTCVCSPGFNGSNCENDIDECKSNPCQHGRCIDGFGEYSCICENGYTSPNCDIEIDECLSGPCKQGTCIDLVGGYICSCNSGFNGVNCDLDIDECKSNPCLHGKCIDGISTFICDCNHGYNGSYCENDIDECNSSPCVHGTCTDGVAQYTCACENGYTNINCDQDIDECSSNPCKHGACIDLLAGYNCSCYPGFEGIHCEIDIDECNSSPCVHGTCTDGVAQYTCACENGYTNINCDQDIDECSSNPCKHGACIDLLAGYNCSCYPGFEGIHCEIDIDECNSSPCVHGTCTDGVAQYTCACENGYTNINCDQDIDECSSNPCKHGACIDLLAGYNCSCYPGFEGIHCEIDIDECNSSPCVHGTCTDGVAQYTCACENGYTNINCDQDIDECSSNPCKHGACIDLLAGYNCSCYPGFEGIHCEIGIDECNSSPCVHGTCTDGVAQYTCACENGYTNINCDQDIDECSSNPCKHGACIDLLAGYNCSCYPGFEGIHCEIEVDDCNSSPCVHGTCIDGVAQYTCACENGYTNINCNQDIDECSSSPCKHGECIDLQAGYNCSCYPGFEGIHCEKDMYECSSNPCKYGACADLVNSYNCSCYPGFSGLHCEINVDECSSNPCQHGSCADGIDMFTCYCDNGFTGVLCDIDMIDECTSNPCKNGTCVDDVNGYNCSCHPGFTGTFCDIEIDECTSNPCMNGTCVDDVNGYSCSCNQGIIGTHCDTEIDECMSNPCMNGTCVDEFNGYRCSCKSGFTGTNCDIDLNECNSNPCIHGSCTDLINGYRCICASGFIGVNCDIVSVACNFTTDTCSWQQSLSDTFDWTRRSGSTPSSSTGPTSDYSGCHCVQQKSYNKTQTPGEVQQHREC is encoded by the exons ATGGAATTTTCTAATTTATCAGCGGATCCAAAAATTGTTGATAGAATAGAAACGTTTAGGGAAACTCCACTGGAAAACGAAGAAGTGCCTTCTAGTTTGGCACAACATAGTAACGAAAGTGAGACAACCGGAATAGTGAAAACAGAAAGAGTCGGTGAATTAAAGGAAAACCAACAGTCATTGAACAGAAGGCTATGCATCATCATTTTATTGGTGATTGTTATTGTTTTGGTTTTAGCGTCCGTAACTACGGTTGTCATTGTGTATACCCCATGCAAAGAAAAAG CGGCAGCTGTAGTAGACATTAATGGAGACTGTGACTTGGACCTGAGTATAGAAAAAGGACGTGTTATCAACATGAAAGGAACTAAACATGGAGACACTGCCGAGATTGAGTGTGAAGATGGATATAAGTTAGTTGGAACTAAGGTTGTAACTTGTTTGTCTTCCAACGACTGGTATGAAATTCCGAGATGTATCCGGAAACAGTGTGATACTCTCATTAAACAACCGCATGCAGATATCAAACACAACAATAATTCCACCGAGGTTGGCACCAGTCTATCAATTACTTGCACTGAAGGTTATCATATACTTGGAAATGCTACCGTAGTCTGTCAGAGCAATGAAACCTGGTCAACTGTTCCAAAATGTGAAGCATACGACTGTGGAATACCAACAACGCCATCAAATGGTAGGATAGAAAaccttaataaaacaaaaatcagcgACACCTTTAATGTGATATGCAATGAGGGATACTCACATACTGGTAGTGGCATCGTAAAATGCGAACATGATGGTCAATGGAGTGAAGCTCCTCGATGTATGCCAATTTCCTGTGGGCTGCCGCACATACCCATCAACGCAAGTATAGTCCATATAGACGGAACTACATATAACTCGTCCGTTTCATTTACCTGCGCAGATGGATTTTACTTGAATGGCAGTCAATCTGCGTATTGTGACTCACGTGGAACTTGGAGCAACATCCCGACATGCAAAATAATCATAG ATATTGATGAATGTAGTTCAAGTCCATGTATAAATGGCATATGTGTTGATAGCATTGATGGATACACTTGCACTTGCGACCTTGGGTACGAAGGAATGTTATGCAACGTCG ATACAGATGACTGTCTTTCTGGACCATGTGTATACGGAAAGTGTGTTGACAGTATCAACAACTTCAACTGTTCCTGTTACTCAGGGTTCGAGGGCGCTTTATGCGAAATAA ACATTGATGAGTGTCAGTCTAAGCCTTGCCTAAACGGAACATGTGTAGATGGAATAGCAAACTATACGTGTGTCTGCTCCCCGGGTTTCAATGGTTCAAACTGCGAAAACG ATATTGATGAATGTAAGTCAAATCCTTGTCAACATGGAAGGTGTATTGACGGCTTTGGCGAATACAGCTGCATCTGTGAGAATGGGTATACAAGTCCAAATTGTGACATCG AAATTGACGAATGTCTCTCTGGTCCTTGTAAACAGGGCACGTGTATTGATCTTGTTGGTGGCTATATCTGTTCATGCAATAGTGGTTTCAACGGTGTTAACTGCGACCTTG ATATAGACGAATGTAAATCAAACCCATGCCTACACGGCAAATGTATTGATggtatttcaacatttatatgcGACTGTAACCACGGATACAACGGTTCATATTGTGAAAACG atatcGATGAATGTAATTCAAGTCCTTGTGTACATGGGACATGTACTGACGGTGTCGCACAATATACTTGCGCTTGTGAAAATGGCTATACAAACATTAACTGCGACCAGG ACATTGACGAGTGTAGCTCAAACCCGTGCAAACATGGCGCATGCATAGATCTACTAGCAGGATATAACTGTTCTTGTTATCCAGGTTTCGAAGGAATACACTGTGAAATTG atatcGATGAATGTAATTCAAGTCCTTGTGTACATGGGACATGTACTGACGGTGTCGCACAATATACTTGCGCTTGTGAAAATGGCTATACAAACATTAACTGCGACCAGG ACATTGACGAGTGTAGCTCAAACCCGTGCAAACATGGCGCATGCATAGATCTACTAGCAGGATATAACTGTTCTTGTTATCCAGGTTTCGAAGGAATACACTGTGAAATTG atatcGATGAATGTAATTCAAGTCCTTGTGTACATGGGACATGTACTGACGGTGTCGCACAATATACTTGCGCTTGTGAAAATGGCTATACAAACATTAACTGCGACCAGG ACATTGACGAGTGTAGCTCAAACCCGTGCAAACATGGCGCATGCATAGATCTACTAGCAGGATATAACTGTTCTTGTTATCCAGGTTTCGAAGGAATACACTGTGAAATTG atatcGATGAATGTAATTCAAGTCCTTGTGTACATGGGACATGTACTGACGGTGTTGCACAATATACTTGCGCTTGTGAAAATGGCTATACAAACATTAACTGCGACCAGG ACATTGACGAGTGTAGCTCAAACCCGTGCAAACATGGCGCATGCATAGATCTACTAGCAGGATATAACTGTTCTTGTTATCCAGGTTTCGAAGGAATACACTGTGAAATTG GTATCGATGAATGTAATTCAAGTCCTTGTGTACATGGGACATGTACTGACGGTGTTGCACAATATACTTGCGCTTGTGAAAATGGCTATACAAACATTAACTGCGACCAGG ACATTGACGAGTGTAGCTCAAACCCGTGCAAACATGGCGCATGCATAGATCTACTAGCAGGATATAACTGTTCTTGTTATCCAGGTTTCGAAGGAATACACTGTGAAATTG AAGTCGATGACTGTAATTCAAGCCCATGTGTACATGGAACATGTATTGACGGTGTCGCGCAATACACTTGCGCTTGTGAAAATGGCTATACAAACATTAACTGCAACCAGG ACATTGACGAGTGTAGCTCAAGTCCGTGCAAACATGGTGAATGCATAGATCTACAAGCAGGATATAACTGTTCTTGTTATCCAGGTTTCGAAGGAATACACTGTGAAAAAG ATATGTACGAATGTAGCTCGAATCCATGCAAATATGGCGCATGTGCAGATCTTGTCAACAGCTACAACTGTTCTTGTTATCCCGGTTTCAGCGGTTTGCATTGTGAAATTA ATGTTGACGAGTGCAGTTCTAACCCTTGTCAACATGGCTCATGTGCTGACGGTATTGATATGTTTACATGCTATTGTGACAACGGATTTACAGGCGTTTTGTGTGATATTG ATATGATAGACGAATGCACGTCAAATCCTTGCAAGAATGGCACATGTGTTGATGACGTCAATGGTTACAATTGTTCATGCCATCCAGGCTTCACCGGGACATTTTGCGATATTG AGATAGACGAATGCACGTCAAATCCTTGTATGAATGGCACATGTGTTGATGACGTGAATGGTTACAGCTGTTCATGCAACCAAGGGATCATCGGAACACATTGTGACACag AGATAGACGAATGCATGtcaaatccatgcatgaatggtACATGTGTCGATGAATTCAATGGCTACAGATGTTCTTGCAAATCAGGTTTCACCGGGACAAACTGTGATATAG ATCTAAATGAATGTAACTCAAATCCATGCATTCACGGAAGCTGCACCGATTTGATTAATGGATACAGATGTATCTGCGCAAGTGGTTTTATAGGTGTCAACTGCGACATAG tTTCGGTTGCTTGTAATTTCACAACGGACACGTGCAGTTGGCAGCAATCTCTAAGCGACACGTTTGACTGGACAAGACGATCAGGAAGCACACCTTCTTCGTCTACTGGACCAACTAGTGATTATTCgg GTTGCCATTGTGTTCAGCAGAAGTCGTACAACAAAACGCAAACTCCTGGCGAGGTTCAACAACACCGGGAGTGTTAG